One window of Aliarcobacter lanthieri genomic DNA carries:
- a CDS encoding response regulator transcription factor produces MKDLKVLIVEDEQKLGNLIKSSIKDLFFKVVCVKDGVEGLRKFKIFKPDIIISDIMMPNMNGLEMSQKIKEQNTSIPIIILSAYSHKDMLLQAIDLGISKYFIKPFDIESFIEYLKELSNKIEKAKLITLKDGFLFNNSSINLYKNDNLINLTKREKGFLSLLIENKNSFVTLNNIKKLWEDEEVSDDRVRTFVRRLRVKTSKTLIENISSQGYLISVVNG; encoded by the coding sequence ATGAAAGATCTAAAAGTTTTAATAGTAGAAGATGAACAAAAACTAGGTAATCTTATTAAATCTTCTATTAAAGATTTATTTTTTAAAGTTGTTTGTGTAAAAGATGGAGTTGAAGGACTTAGAAAATTTAAAATTTTTAAGCCTGATATTATTATTAGTGATATTATGATGCCAAATATGAATGGTTTAGAAATGAGTCAAAAGATAAAAGAGCAAAATACTTCAATCCCTATTATTATATTAAGTGCATATAGTCATAAAGATATGCTTTTACAAGCTATTGATTTAGGAATATCTAAATATTTTATAAAACCATTTGATATTGAAAGTTTTATTGAATATTTAAAAGAGTTATCGAATAAAATTGAAAAAGCCAAATTAATAACTTTAAAAGATGGTTTTTTATTTAATAATAGTAGTATAAATTTATATAAAAATGATAATTTGATAAATCTAACTAAAAGAGAAAAAGGATTTCTGTCTCTTTTAATTGAAAATAAGAATTCATTTGTAACACTTAATAATATAAAAAAACTATGGGAAGATGAAGAAGTTAGTGATGATAGAGTACGAACTTTTGTAAGAAGATTAAGAGTCAAAACCTCAAAAACTTTAATAGAAAATATATCATCTCAGGGATATTTAATTTCTGTAGTTAATGGTTAA